Below is a window of Vulpes vulpes isolate BD-2025 chromosome 5, VulVul3, whole genome shotgun sequence DNA.
TGCCCAACACACATAGGCAACTTGGGCCCCTCTGCCTCCACTCTACGGCCATTCAAGCCCATTGGAGTCTGGCTTCTAAATAGCTCTGGAATCCCTCCACACCTCTCCACTCTCACCGCCACTCTCCTCATGCAGATCACCATCAACATTGCCGCCCTCCGCCCAGTTTCCTCACTGGCCTGGCCTGCCCATGATCAAGAGGTTAAGATTTTTAACGCCAGAGTCTAAGGGGTTAGAATCCTGTCTTACCACTGactagctgtgtggtcttggacAAGTAACTTAGCTTgtctttcagtttccttattgcAAAACGGATATGATAATACCAGTCCCTACGTCATCAGGTTATTGCAAGCATTAAATGAATTAGTAAACATAAAACCTGCTAGAATAGAATAAGCATCATGTATGCCTTGGCTGGGACTGTTACCTGATGTATACTTCCTGCTCCATCCATCATAAAACATTAGCCTGATCATCCCACTCTGCTGCCTTATAGCCCTCAGTGGCTCTGCATTACTTTTGGGTTAAAGTCCAAACATCTGGTCCAGGCTCACAGTATCTCCAGCCCATCTTTCACATTCCCTCACATTTCACATTCACCTCACACTTTAACTCTGGCCTCATGGAACCTGCAGCTTCCTGAATATTCCTTGTTCCTTAAACCTTCTGCCTTTGTACCTGCTGCTTGGACTGCCCTTCCCCCATCTGTTCACCAAACACCCACTCAGAGTCCAGCCCGAACTCTGCTCCCCATCACCTCGGATGCTGGATCAGGCCTCCCATAGCCCTGATCACCCTGGAATATAGTTCACAGTTCTCCCAAGCAAGGGAACCCTCCTAAGCAAGGGCTGtatcccaggcctctgggatctCAGTGGTCAACACAGGGCAGAAAGACACCATCTCTTGGGATGTTTTGGATGGAGGCATTGTGAACATGCCTTGACTTGGGCATAAGCACACTAGGATTCCGTTGCAGactgttgtgtgaccttgggctaggcCCCGCACCTCCCTCAACCTCAGTTTCTCAACCTTTGCAGTAAGCTCCAACTGGTCCAGTACCCCTGTAGGAATTCCTATCCCATAGAAGCTTGGGTGGGGGGCCGTAAGCTGCTGCCTCAACCTTGAAGCACACGCCCCTCCCCCAGATCATAGCCTTTGACGAGCTGCGGACCGACTTCAAGAACCCCATCGACCAGGGGAACCCAGCGCGGGCAGTAAGTGATACATGTGCTGTGCCGAGGTGTGTCCGTCCGTCTGTCTTTCCATCTGTCGCAGGCCAAGCGGAGTGGGGGACGCGGAGAAGTGGGGAATGTGGTGAGATCGGGCAGTGCCCCTTCCTGTCTGTCCCCGCCCCCAGCAAAACACCTGGCGCGGGCTCAGGGCTCGGGTTCCTCCTGGCGGGGCGGCCGTTGCCAGGCTCTGGGCCGTTGCCATGGAGACGCGGGTGAAGGTCCCTCCACGGTGACGGTTGCCATGGCGACGGCGCGGCTGCTTCCTTGCCGCAGAGACTGCTCTGGCGCCCCCTGGCGGCCACGCTCGGGTCGGCGGGGGacacagggagggcagaggggcgCCTTCAATGCCCGCTCCACTGCTCCCCCATGGCGGCCTTTTCTTCCCTCTACAGCGCGAGCGTTTAAAAAACATCGAACGCATCTGCTGCCTCCTGAGGAAGGTCAGTGTCAGCGCTGGTAGCGGGAGGCTCGTGACCCAGCTCAGCCCTACTCGCTGTGACCCGGAGTAAAGCCAGTCAGCCACCGGGAGGGAGTGGGAGGCTAAAGATCCCTTGAGGGGTCACGGGGAGCACCTCCCAAATCCCAGCTCCCCTCTGTACCCTTGCCACTGGGGTCTGTCCTAGCACCAGGCAGCTGacctctcaccctccctccccagctggtGGTCCCAGAATACTCCATCCACGGCCTCTTCTGTCTGATGTTTCTGTGTGCAGCAGAGTGGGTGACCCTGGGCCTCAACATCCCCCTCCTCTTCTACCACCTCTGGAGGTGAGAGACTCCACATCTCCCCTCTTCTACCACTTCTGGCAGCGGGGAGTGAGATGAAAGAGCAGGGGCAGGATGGGGGTGGAGCTCTGATGTGGGCACTcaagcccctccctccctcctccccccaccccaccaggtACTTCCATCGCCCTGCGGATGGCTCTGAGGTCATGTATGATGCGGTCTCCATCATGAATGCTGACATCCTCAACTACTGCCAGAAGGAGTCCTGGTGCAAACTCGCCTTCTACCTGCTCTCCTTCTTCTATTACCTGTACAGGTGAGGCCCTGCCCATGGCAGTCAGAAGTCAGGGAAGGGATGCTCTGGGTACCATGCCTCCAATCCCAGGAGTGGTTGGGTCCCAGGTTCTTGCCTTTTTCCCTTAAGGACTGAGGGCAACCCGGGGTATAACAGGGTGGGTGGCCGGTAGCTGGGCCTACTAAGGACTTGGCTCACTGCCTCATCTTCCCACAGTATGGTTTATACGTTGGTGAGTTTCTAAGGGGGAAGCCGGCCAGGGAGCAAGCCCAGAATGGACCGGACGCCTgtgcacccccagccctgcccctcggCCACAGAGGCCtcagccctggggagggagggggcactgGTGCCCCCGgcctcctctccacccctccaAACTGCTGCTGCGGGACCTCCCGCCTTCAGAGCCCCCTCCCCTTGGACTAGGGCTGGGCAGAGCTCTAAATAGGGGTAGGGGCTCCTCTGTCAGCCTGCAGGCATGGCAGTCAGTCTTGGAAGGGGCAGAACCTCCAGCCTTGTCCACTTTGGGTGGGGGGACAGACATGGACCCTGCCAAAGCGGCAGGGCTTGACCCTGGAAGTTCTGGGCCGCCCCCCCCTGCACCCTCACCCTGAGGCACCCCCTGCAGGTGGGGGGGTACCCGCACCGGGAATGAGCAGGCTCAGCAGGGGGGGCAGCCCACCCCTagtctgccctctcccctcccccaggctgtcTCTCTAGacctctcccttccccatccccacttGCCCCACCCCAGCCTGTCCTGTCTCTTGGACCTATTTTCTATGTTGCCTGGAGGAGTCCGGCACCCCTTCCCCGGCCATTTGTGacaaaatatgaataaactaCTGCAAACACGTGGGCCCCAGTTCTGCTCCTGAAAGGCTTGAAGAGCACATGGGGGCAGAGGGTCTCTATAGGGGCAGCCCTCACCTGAATCCCCAGTCCAGCTAGGCTCAAAACACTGGCCCACGGAACCTTCTAGGGAACCCCTCAGATGGATCAAAGAGGCCTCTGAGGTCTCCTTGGCATGCTGCTCCCTTCTATCCTCACTCTCCCGGCCACGGCTAAACAGCTATTCCTGCTAAAACCCTTCCATCTGCCTTTCAAAGCAGTATCAAAGCCACACACTCCAGGAAGCCCTCGCCTGGGTCCCCTGAGCCTGGTAAACCCTGGGCAATGGagagccccccccgccccaggccccaggaacaAGGGTCAGATACAATCAAGGAAATCAAATCTTCAATGTATGGAAAAATCAGTGCCAGTGGGGGCCAGGGGTCACCGGACCAAGTGGAAGGTCAGCCAGTATATGATGAGGGGCTGGAAGGCTGCAGCTCCCAGAGTCAGATAGAGCTGGAGACGCTGCCGGGGAGCTGGGCCCC
It encodes the following:
- the CNIH2 gene encoding protein cornichon homolog 2 isoform X2 codes for the protein MAFTFAAFCYMLTLVLCASLIFFVIWHIIAFDELRTDFKNPIDQGNPARARERLKNIERICCLLRKLVVPEYSIHGLFCLMFLCAAEWVTLGLNIPLLFYHLWRYFHRPADGSEVMYDAVSIMNADILNYCQKESWCKLAFYLLSFFYYLYSMVYTLVSF
- the CNIH2 gene encoding protein cornichon homolog 2 isoform X1; the protein is MAFTFAAFCYMLTLVLCASLIFFVIWHRERLKNIERICCLLRKLVVPEYSIHGLFCLMFLCAAEWVTLGLNIPLLFYHLWRYFHRPADGSEVMYDAVSIMNADILNYCQKESWCKLAFYLLSFFYYLYSMVYTLVSF